The Sporosarcina sp. Marseille-Q4943 genome includes the window GAGCTGTTAAAATAAATTAGATTGCCATTTGCATCCTCGCAAATTCCATACTTACTATGGAAAATGCCATTATGTGTAAAGCCCATCTTAACATCTATTACTCCTCGTGCAATTAACTGAGCAAAATTGCTGTCATTTCGCTTCTCTTCCAAGCAAAGAAGCACGGTAATCACGGTATACAAGCTCTGGAGCAATCTTTTTCTTTATACATAGCCTGCCTTTAGCATTTCATAGCCATCATAGCTAATTTCATGTGAAATAATAAAACGCATTTTTCCGTCATTAAGAATTAAGCCTTCTATTCCCTTGCTATAGGCAGCTAACGCTTTAAAGCTGAAATAAGGGCTCACCCGATCATATATTCCTGTTTTTCCAAAAAAAACAGGAATATAGAGATTGGTGGCCATATCGTCTTCATCGGAGAAATAAGAAGGTTGTAAAGTGAGTGTTTTATACACGTAATGCCTCTTCAATTTTCTCCATTTCCGCTTTAAGCTTATTGTATAATGTAAGAAAATCTTGTTCCATTTCATTATCCATATATTTCAATTGAATGTAATCTAGCTGTTCAAAGCTATTAAGAACTTTATTCATAATCGTAACAGGCTTGGTTTGTACGTTGGTTAATTGGCCGTGTTCAATGTAATCTTCCCCTTTTGTTACGATAACTTGTTGTGTGCTCTCAATGTCCTTACTTACTTTTTGGAGTGTCTTGTCGTCTAGCTGATCATGGTCATGAAGCGTATCGTAAATATCGTCGACAAAGTCTTCCATTTCTTCAAGGTATCTATCCTTTTTATCCGTATCGATAACATGCTTCCCGATATCTCTAATATAACGAGACAGGTCATCACTCCGTCGTTGCTTCGTTTGAACATTTGTTTTCAGCATCCTACCTGAAAGTGCAGTCGTAAACAAGGTATTACGAATCCGGAGGTATTCTTGTACTTCGCTTTTATTGTCACTTTTAGCATCTAATATTGTAATAACATCGATGCCTTTTAGTTGGCGTTCAATAATGTTTAGAATGTCTTGGAAAATCGTATCGAATTCCCAATCTCGTACAATGTAATATTGTTTTTCTGCATTAATGTATTGTAAAAACTGGTCCATTAAAACGGAACGCTTAACCATTTTCTTAACGTCACTTATCGGTTTATTCACATATTGGACGTACTCTTCAATTGTAAAGAGCTTGTTTTCAACAAGGTCACGAAAAATGTCGACTAAGTTATCAATCGGATTATACTCTACTGGCTTTTCTTTACCATGCTGTAGCTGCAACTCAAGCTTTTTAATATCTTTATCGTCAATGCCTTCAGACTGGTCTAATAAGATCGCCTTAAAGTAAATATCTTTTGCACCCTCTGCTTTCAATTTACGAAGTGCTGTAAAACGGCGATTGCCATCAATAATGCGGCCATCATTTAGAACAACACCTGGTTCAAGCTGACCGACTAGTTGAATATTTTTTTTGGTTTTGTCCAAGGCGTTCGGATTAGAATCATAGATAAACCGCTCTAATACTTTGTTATAAGCCTCAAGATCGTTTTTTTCTAATTTTCCGCCGCTAAATAAATGCTTGCTAATGTACGTTGAAATACGACCATTATTATCGTTATAATGGCATAAATCTAGTGGAATGATTAACACCTTATACATTTTCTCTTTATTCTTAATAAAGAGTGGACGCGTTTCATCAGTTTCCATAATAGACTGGCCAATAAGTTTCTTTAAATCTTGCATGTTGATTACCCCTTTATATTATAAATAGTTTCGTAAAATACTTCCTTGCTTTGGTATAATTTATTCATTTCCTTAGAAAAATGTAATGATGAATTTTGAATGACATAAAAAAGTTTTTCTTTTCTAACTTCTATGCCAAATTCGTTTTGCATCTTGTTTTGTAAGACATCTATGTCTAGTGGTTCACCGTTTTGAGTGAGCAACCATTCGATAATGTCCTTCAATGTAAAGTCCTGCTCCTGTCTTTTTGTAAAGATCGTACATTTTCTTGTATGTAACGAGCGGAGTTGCGGATGTGTCCAAATAATGCGTTCATAAAAAATATCATCAAATCCAAAGTCTTCCAATTCATGCTCGAAGCCTTTGTTCTTCAGATAGCGATACGTGAAATGCGGTA containing:
- a CDS encoding ParB/RepB/Spo0J family partition protein, with the protein product MQDLKKLIGQSIMETDETRPLFIKNKEKMYKVLIIPLDLCHYNDNNGRISTYISKHLFSGGKLEKNDLEAYNKVLERFIYDSNPNALDKTKKNIQLVGQLEPGVVLNDGRIIDGNRRFTALRKLKAEGAKDIYFKAILLDQSEGIDDKDIKKLELQLQHGKEKPVEYNPIDNLVDIFRDLVENKLFTIEEYVQYVNKPISDVKKMVKRSVLMDQFLQYINAEKQYYIVRDWEFDTIFQDILNIIERQLKGIDVITILDAKSDNKSEVQEYLRIRNTLFTTALSGRMLKTNVQTKQRRSDDLSRYIRDIGKHVIDTDKKDRYLEEMEDFVDDIYDTLHDHDQLDDKTLQKVSKDIESTQQVIVTKGEDYIEHGQLTNVQTKPVTIMNKVLNSFEQLDYIQLKYMDNEMEQDFLTLYNKLKAEMEKIEEALRV